In Chitinophaga sp. HK235, a single window of DNA contains:
- a CDS encoding cytochrome c peroxidase: MKTTITTLLLAALSFIQLRWERPPVPVRPAAVLETYFNQQMGIVADTLQQLEQAIRSHAPAPVLKRLFRSGRLAYKRAEFLTEYYYPHLIRSINGPALPFADGENSRDILPPQGFQVMEEQLWAPARASGELLAAVTALRAQFTTLQSQTDPYGFMDAYVLDAMRFEIYRIIALGISGYDSPVALLSMPEAAAALEGVRYAVMLYAGSLADSTIKHRLTDRFNAARQYLLQHPGFNEFDRLHFITTYANPLSASLLALQQQLSLQLPQERRILSPQAPHLFAMQYYNANGYSPNHESDPTAVKIQLGQRLFYDPALSGNLQRSCASCHQASKAFTDGMVKNTGLDSKTPIARNTPGLLNTAFQSKQFYDSRAVFLENQVSDVVHNKQEMNGSLQQTAHALKKDSAYVHLFSKAFAAGRNSITEENIANALASFLRSLVSLQSRFDLYMNGDTTALDHTEKKGFNIFMGKGKCGTCHFAPLFNGVAPPYFAEPESEVLGVPESNRPHARLDKDPGKYILYNISIHRYAFKTPTVRNSALTAPYMHNGVFPTLELVIDFYDKGGGAGLGIAPPNQTLPAEKLRLTAQEKKALAAFMQALTDTSSWKPTTAY; encoded by the coding sequence ATGAAAACCACTATTACGACCCTGTTGTTAGCCGCACTATCCTTTATACAGTTGCGTTGGGAGCGGCCTCCGGTCCCTGTAAGGCCCGCCGCAGTACTGGAAACTTATTTCAACCAACAAATGGGTATTGTAGCCGATACGCTTCAACAGTTGGAGCAGGCTATCCGCAGTCATGCACCAGCTCCTGTGCTGAAACGGTTGTTCCGCTCCGGCCGGCTGGCTTACAAGCGTGCTGAATTTCTCACAGAATATTATTATCCGCATCTGATCCGCAGTATCAACGGCCCTGCATTACCATTCGCCGATGGCGAGAACTCCCGCGACATACTGCCCCCGCAGGGTTTTCAGGTGATGGAAGAACAGCTGTGGGCGCCAGCTAGAGCCTCCGGAGAATTGCTGGCGGCTGTAACGGCGCTCAGGGCGCAGTTTACCACGCTGCAATCACAAACAGACCCCTATGGCTTCATGGACGCTTATGTATTGGATGCCATGCGCTTCGAGATATACCGCATTATTGCACTGGGCATTTCCGGCTATGATTCGCCGGTAGCGTTGTTATCCATGCCCGAAGCTGCGGCAGCACTGGAAGGGGTACGGTATGCTGTCATGCTGTATGCCGGCAGCCTTGCAGATAGCACCATCAAACATAGGCTGACAGACCGTTTCAATGCAGCGCGGCAATACCTGCTGCAACATCCCGGCTTCAATGAGTTTGACCGGCTGCACTTCATTACCACCTACGCCAATCCGTTAAGTGCCTCATTACTGGCATTACAACAACAGTTATCCCTGCAGCTGCCGCAGGAACGAAGGATATTGTCGCCCCAGGCACCTCATCTCTTTGCGATGCAGTACTATAACGCCAACGGCTATTCGCCGAATCACGAATCAGACCCTACGGCCGTCAAGATACAGCTGGGGCAACGCCTGTTCTACGATCCCGCGTTGTCCGGCAACCTGCAACGTTCCTGCGCTTCCTGTCACCAGGCTTCCAAAGCCTTCACCGATGGGATGGTCAAAAATACGGGGCTCGACAGCAAAACCCCCATCGCCCGCAATACGCCCGGTTTGCTGAATACAGCGTTTCAGTCGAAACAGTTCTATGACTCGCGTGCCGTCTTCCTCGAAAATCAGGTGTCGGATGTGGTGCACAACAAACAGGAAATGAACGGCTCCCTGCAACAGACGGCTCATGCGCTGAAAAAAGACAGCGCCTATGTACACCTCTTCAGCAAAGCCTTCGCAGCAGGACGAAATAGCATCACGGAAGAAAATATCGCCAATGCGCTGGCTTCTTTCCTGCGCTCGCTTGTCAGCCTGCAATCGCGCTTCGACCTGTATATGAATGGTGATACCACCGCACTGGACCACACGGAAAAAAAAGGATTCAATATCTTCATGGGGAAAGGTAAATGTGGTACCTGCCACTTTGCACCGCTGTTCAATGGCGTGGCGCCGCCTTATTTCGCAGAGCCCGAATCGGAGGTGCTGGGCGTTCCCGAGAGCAACCGCCCCCATGCGCGGCTCGACAAAGATCCCGGTAAATATATATTGTATAATATCAGCATCCACCGTTATGCATTTAAGACACCGACGGTGCGTAACAGTGCGCTCACCGCGCCGTATATGCATAATGGTGTGTTCCCTACGCTGGAATTGGTGATAGACTTTTACGACAAGGGAGGCGGCGCCGGGTTAGGTATTGCGCCACCGAACCAGACATTGCCGGCTGAAAAACTGCGATTGACAGCACAGGAAAAGAAGGCACTGGCGGCATTCATGCAGGCGCTTACAGACACCAGTAGCTGGAAACCGACCACAGCGTACTGA
- a CDS encoding ABC transporter permease — METTKNYFFADMSVMLGRSMRHVFRSMDTIITVTIMPIAMMLLFVYVLGGAIESGTDNYVNYLLPGILLIAVANSIGYVSFRLFTDVQRGIFERFHSMPIARSAALWGHVLTSLMSNVISVFVIILVALLMGFRSPAGILSWLGVAGMLAMFTLALTWIAVIPGLTAKSVDGASVIAYPIHFLPLISSAFVPTKSMPPAVRAFAENQPVTSIVEAIRSLLSGKPVVGIDIWIALAWCVGIMLVGYAFAMRVYKKRM; from the coding sequence ATGGAAACGACAAAGAACTATTTTTTCGCAGATATGAGTGTTATGCTCGGACGTTCCATGCGCCATGTATTCCGCAGCATGGATACCATCATCACCGTCACCATCATGCCGATTGCGATGATGCTGTTGTTCGTCTATGTATTAGGCGGCGCCATTGAATCCGGTACAGATAACTATGTGAATTATCTTTTGCCAGGTATACTGCTGATTGCCGTTGCCAATAGTATAGGCTACGTGTCCTTCCGTCTGTTTACCGATGTGCAGCGGGGAATATTTGAGCGTTTCCACTCCATGCCGATTGCGCGTTCGGCAGCGTTGTGGGGACATGTACTGACCTCGCTGATGTCCAATGTGATTTCGGTGTTTGTCATCATTCTCGTGGCGCTCCTGATGGGCTTCCGCTCGCCGGCGGGAATATTGTCATGGCTTGGCGTAGCCGGTATGCTCGCGATGTTTACGCTGGCCCTGACATGGATAGCGGTGATCCCCGGATTGACTGCAAAATCGGTGGATGGCGCCAGTGTCATCGCCTATCCGATTCACTTCCTGCCTTTAATCAGCTCGGCGTTTGTACCGACTAAGTCTATGCCGCCGGCTGTTCGTGCCTTTGCCGAAAATCAGCCGGTGACCTCCATCGTGGAAGCCATACGCTCGCTGTTATCAGGGAAGCCTGTCGTCGGTATTGACATCTGGATTGCACTCGCGTGGTGCGTGGGGATTATGCTCGTGGGGTATGCCTTTGCGATGCGGGTGTATAAAAAGCGAATGTAG
- a CDS encoding metallophosphoesterase: protein MTPCLPTIAKSCILACCSTLLGLALQAQTTLLPFGSTWKYLDNGSNQGTSWRSTSFNDGSWKEGPAELGYGDGDEATTVSYGSNSSNKYVTTYFRKKFNLSGLSNYTGFTLEFRRDDGIVVYVNGTEVKRDNMPTGTISYNTMASSDASDDGASVQTATLPATAFVEGNNTIAVEIHQQVVTSSDISFDLQIKGNTGSSSASVVRGPYLQMGNQTAVTIRWRTATASNTKVKYGTVYGSLTDSVVNTTSSTEHEVRLSNLQPDTRYYYSIGTTTAVLEATDKNYFNTAPPTNTTRKIRIAAYGDCGNNSSNQTKVRDAYLDYVGSAHTDVWLLLGDNAYDGGLDNEYQTNFFNIYKDNLLKNILLFPTLGNHDYDNDPSRQDDHNIPYLANFTLPKNGECGGIASGKEEYYSFDYGDVHFICLDSYGKESSKRFYDTTSTQVQWLKNDLAANTRKWTIAYWHHPPYTMGSHNSDTESDLVKVRQNLIRILERYGVDLILNGHSHDYERSYFIRGHYGLENTFSFTQHAVSKSSAKYDSTANSCPYVSTSAKTGHGTVYVVAGSAGQIGGTQSSFPHASSYYSNATTGGSLVLEIEGNRLDARFIAADKTIKDRFTMMKDANKTTVVNATAGQPLTLSASWPGNYKWDDGSTSRTRTVTPNTTTTYTVTDNATPAICITDTFKVVTSAMAVSATENKTTPSTFSCKVYPNPSPYNKLQVEISSKQQQLVRYSITDLSGRKVQENTWQVPSGTITQTITLSRGNYILTMVNSNGERQTQQIVVE, encoded by the coding sequence ATGACTCCCTGTTTGCCCACTATCGCGAAATCGTGTATCCTTGCCTGTTGTAGTACCCTGCTGGGCCTTGCTTTGCAGGCACAGACCACACTACTTCCTTTCGGTTCTACCTGGAAATACCTTGACAACGGCTCCAACCAGGGTACGTCCTGGCGATCGACCTCCTTCAATGACGGCTCATGGAAGGAAGGCCCGGCCGAACTGGGCTATGGCGACGGAGATGAAGCCACAACTGTAAGTTATGGCAGCAACTCCTCCAATAAATATGTCACCACCTATTTCAGGAAGAAGTTCAACCTCTCCGGTCTCAGCAACTACACCGGCTTTACCCTGGAATTCAGAAGAGACGATGGTATCGTTGTATATGTAAACGGTACTGAAGTTAAAAGGGACAACATGCCCACCGGCACTATCTCCTATAATACAATGGCATCCAGTGATGCCAGCGATGATGGCGCATCGGTTCAAACAGCTACCCTGCCTGCCACTGCTTTTGTGGAAGGCAACAACACCATAGCAGTAGAGATACATCAGCAGGTGGTGACCAGCAGCGATATTTCCTTCGACCTGCAAATAAAAGGCAATACCGGCAGCTCATCAGCTTCCGTGGTAAGAGGCCCCTATCTGCAAATGGGTAACCAGACGGCCGTCACTATCCGCTGGCGTACTGCCACCGCCAGCAACACCAAAGTGAAGTATGGCACCGTATATGGCAGTCTTACGGACAGCGTGGTGAATACCACTTCTTCCACGGAACATGAAGTAAGGCTATCCAACCTGCAACCAGATACCCGCTACTATTACAGTATAGGCACTACCACCGCAGTACTGGAAGCTACCGACAAAAACTATTTCAATACCGCCCCTCCCACCAACACTACCCGCAAAATAAGGATTGCAGCCTACGGTGACTGCGGCAACAATTCCAGTAACCAGACAAAGGTAAGAGACGCTTACCTGGACTATGTAGGCTCCGCTCATACAGACGTATGGTTGCTGCTCGGTGACAATGCCTATGACGGCGGATTAGATAACGAATATCAAACCAACTTCTTTAATATATACAAAGACAACCTGCTTAAAAACATCCTGCTGTTTCCCACATTAGGCAACCACGATTATGATAATGACCCTTCCCGTCAGGATGACCATAATATTCCCTACCTCGCCAACTTCACCCTGCCTAAGAATGGCGAATGTGGTGGCATAGCCTCCGGCAAGGAAGAATACTACTCATTTGATTACGGCGATGTCCACTTCATCTGCCTGGACTCCTACGGAAAAGAAAGCAGCAAACGCTTCTACGATACTACCAGCACACAGGTACAATGGCTCAAGAACGACCTGGCCGCCAATACCCGCAAATGGACGATCGCCTACTGGCACCATCCCCCGTACACCATGGGCAGCCACAATTCCGATACAGAAAGCGATCTCGTAAAAGTAAGGCAGAACCTCATCCGCATACTGGAACGTTATGGTGTAGACCTTATCCTCAACGGACATAGCCACGACTATGAGCGCTCTTACTTTATCCGCGGACATTATGGGCTGGAAAACACTTTTTCCTTTACGCAGCATGCAGTCAGCAAGAGCAGCGCTAAATACGACAGCACCGCCAACTCATGCCCCTACGTATCTACCTCCGCCAAAACCGGACATGGCACCGTATACGTAGTGGCCGGTTCAGCCGGACAGATAGGCGGTACACAGTCTTCCTTCCCGCATGCCTCTTCTTATTATTCCAACGCCACCACCGGCGGCTCGCTGGTGCTGGAAATAGAAGGTAACAGGCTGGATGCCCGGTTTATCGCAGCAGATAAAACCATCAAAGACCGCTTCACCATGATGAAAGACGCCAACAAAACCACCGTGGTGAATGCTACCGCTGGCCAGCCACTTACCCTCAGTGCTTCATGGCCCGGTAACTACAAATGGGACGATGGCTCCACCAGCCGCACCCGGACGGTTACACCTAATACCACCACAACCTATACCGTTACCGATAATGCCACACCGGCGATCTGCATAACGGATACCTTCAAAGTGGTGACCAGTGCTATGGCAGTTTCCGCCACAGAAAACAAAACAACACCATCCACCTTCTCCTGTAAAGTATATCCCAATCCTTCTCCCTACAACAAGCTACAGGTGGAGATCAGCAGCAAACAACAGCAGCTGGTGAGATACAGCATTACAGATCTCTCCGGCAGGAAAGTTCAGGAAAATACCTGGCAGGTACCCTCCGGTACTATCACACAGACGATCACGCTGTCCCGTGGTAATTATATTCTTACTATGGTCAACAGTAACGGTGAACGACAAACGCAGCAGATAGTGGTAGAGTAA
- a CDS encoding ABC transporter ATP-binding protein translates to MQNNSIQVIGLHKSYRDLHVLKGVDLEVERGSIFALLGSNGAGKTTIVKILTTLLKQDSGTAVVNGFNVASKPNSVRQSISLTGQFAAVDEILTGRENLVMIARLRHIKDPRKVADDLLNRFGLTDAADRKVSTYSGGMRRRLDIAMSLVGNTQLIFLDEPTTGLDPEARIEVWKIVKELACNGTTVFLTTQYLDEAEQLADRIAILHKGRIIVNGTLAELKMLFPPAKVEYIEKQPTLEEIFLAIINKKEEQ, encoded by the coding sequence ATGCAAAATAACTCAATTCAAGTAATAGGACTGCATAAGTCCTACAGGGACCTTCATGTCCTGAAGGGAGTAGATTTAGAGGTGGAAAGGGGCAGCATTTTCGCCCTGCTCGGCTCCAATGGTGCGGGCAAGACAACCATCGTCAAAATCCTCACCACACTGCTCAAACAGGACAGCGGAACGGCCGTGGTAAATGGATTTAATGTTGCGTCAAAGCCCAACAGTGTGCGGCAATCCATCAGCCTGACCGGGCAGTTTGCCGCCGTGGACGAGATATTGACCGGACGGGAAAATCTGGTCATGATCGCCAGGCTGCGGCATATCAAAGATCCGCGTAAGGTTGCGGATGATCTGTTGAATCGCTTCGGCCTGACTGATGCCGCCGACCGCAAGGTTTCCACGTATTCGGGCGGTATGCGCCGCAGACTGGACATCGCGATGAGCCTTGTTGGAAACACGCAGCTTATTTTCCTCGACGAGCCGACCACCGGGCTTGATCCCGAGGCCCGTATTGAGGTCTGGAAGATTGTCAAAGAGCTTGCCTGTAACGGCACGACTGTATTCCTGACCACCCAGTATCTGGATGAAGCCGAACAGCTGGCCGATAGAATTGCCATTCTTCATAAGGGCAGGATTATCGTGAACGGCACGCTCGCGGAGCTGAAAATGCTGTTCCCACCTGCAAAGGTGGAGTATATTGAAAAACAGCCGACGTTGGAGGAGATATTTCTTGCAATTATTAACAAAAAGGAGGAACAATAA
- a CDS encoding GntR family transcriptional regulator, which produces MTKIPLLDHDSKIPLHQQAEELLRKLIREDYFREGDIFPKETDLAKRWSISRNTLRMAIGNLVKDGLLERKKRSGTTVKKKKITTNLDNWYSFTHEMEDKGIPFKTLKNKVSVVKAAEEVAKMLQTEHHQPVVCLERIRSTEKSPMVYFESFFHPRIGLTGKENFDRPLYEMLDADFHVVPVYSQEEIRAIGADEKIAGLLKIKKGAPVLERRRVVLDASRRPLEFNICWYRSDCFTYSIELKRPQL; this is translated from the coding sequence ATGACGAAGATACCTTTATTGGACCACGATAGTAAGATTCCCCTGCACCAGCAGGCTGAAGAACTATTACGGAAGCTGATCCGCGAGGATTATTTCCGGGAGGGAGATATTTTTCCAAAGGAAACGGACCTGGCTAAACGATGGAGCATTTCCAGGAACACGCTGCGCATGGCGATTGGCAACCTGGTAAAAGATGGTCTGCTGGAAAGAAAAAAACGGTCGGGCACCACCGTGAAAAAGAAAAAGATCACCACCAATCTGGACAACTGGTACAGCTTTACACATGAAATGGAAGATAAAGGGATTCCTTTCAAAACCCTTAAAAACAAGGTGTCGGTGGTGAAGGCGGCAGAGGAAGTCGCGAAGATGCTGCAAACGGAACACCACCAGCCTGTTGTTTGTCTGGAGCGTATCCGTAGCACTGAGAAAAGCCCGATGGTATATTTTGAATCCTTCTTTCATCCCAGAATCGGGCTTACCGGTAAAGAGAATTTTGATCGTCCGTTGTATGAAATGCTCGACGCGGATTTTCATGTTGTGCCCGTTTATTCACAGGAAGAGATCAGAGCGATAGGAGCGGATGAGAAGATTGCCGGCTTGCTGAAGATTAAAAAAGGGGCGCCGGTGCTGGAGCGGCGTAGGGTAGTACTGGATGCCAGCAGGCGACCGCTGGAATTTAATATCTGCTGGTACCGGAGTGATTGTTTTACGTACAGCATTGAACTGAAAAGACCACAATTGTAA
- a CDS encoding pentapeptide repeat-containing protein, translating into MEAKIIGGKIAKARKEINMSQAQLAQRMFISPQAVGKWERGESVPDIITMNRLAEILGVDLNYFSENFQSPDDETAFKLTTDSDDDIAQTEQEVIAPSSPAERQLLTNFSGSNLSQSDFAGVTAHKMKFRGSSLSGSDFSGADLTGSSFMGSDVSEANFDGTNLTDCSLSAIDLTGANFNKAILVRTEFSKSGLTGAKFTNAKLIDVKLAMTDLRKTIFENCSFNGVDFKSSDLRGVCLDGQTFIGVKFDKTALNEVSFKGATLRDVSFRSMYALTNKYYRALSTICFDGAMMDKLTYAALKGMGADLANVTMI; encoded by the coding sequence ATGGAAGCTAAGATCATTGGCGGCAAAATAGCCAAAGCACGAAAAGAAATAAATATGTCTCAGGCCCAACTTGCTCAACGGATGTTTATCAGTCCACAGGCAGTCGGAAAATGGGAACGCGGTGAGTCAGTCCCGGACATTATTACGATGAACCGGCTCGCGGAGATTCTGGGTGTTGACCTTAACTATTTTTCAGAGAACTTCCAGTCCCCGGACGATGAGACTGCTTTTAAATTGACAACTGACAGTGATGATGACATAGCGCAAACGGAACAGGAGGTCATTGCCCCCTCCAGCCCGGCTGAACGGCAGCTGCTGACAAACTTCAGCGGGAGCAACCTGTCACAGAGTGACTTTGCGGGCGTTACTGCACATAAAATGAAATTTAGGGGAAGTTCGTTGAGTGGCTCCGACTTTTCGGGCGCGGATCTGACCGGCAGTTCGTTTATGGGCAGCGATGTAAGTGAAGCCAATTTCGACGGAACGAATCTGACAGACTGCAGCCTGTCCGCCATTGACCTGACGGGTGCGAATTTCAACAAGGCCATTCTTGTACGCACTGAGTTCAGCAAGTCAGGGCTGACCGGCGCAAAATTCACCAATGCAAAACTGATCGACGTAAAGCTGGCGATGACCGATCTTAGAAAAACGATTTTTGAAAACTGTAGTTTTAACGGGGTGGACTTTAAGTCTTCCGATCTACGGGGTGTGTGTCTTGATGGGCAAACCTTTATAGGCGTTAAGTTTGACAAGACAGCACTGAACGAAGTTTCATTTAAGGGCGCGACACTAAGAGATGTATCTTTTCGTTCGATGTATGCCCTGACGAATAAATATTACCGTGCGCTCTCAACCATCTGCTTTGATGGCGCGATGATGGATAAATTAACCTATGCCGCGCTCAAAGGCATGGGAGCCGATTTGGCAAACGTTACAATGATATAA
- a CDS encoding LytTR family DNA-binding domain-containing protein, protein MKIKCLIADDEPLAIALLQNHIGQLSTLEIVGTCANALQAAQELRTKQVDLLFLDIKMPQITGIEFLRTLRQPPAVIFTTAYREYALEGYELDIVDYLLKPITFERFFKAVERYYSRFSPKETQAANIRNTPQEEYIFIKTGNKYNKILTSDILYIESVKDYVVLHRTDGSTFMAKYKIGDLETEVKDKRFLRIHRSFIVNLARVTAFTLQDVEIGQQELPIGNSYREFVFKVLKEGL, encoded by the coding sequence GTGAAAATAAAATGCCTTATTGCAGACGATGAACCACTGGCGATAGCTTTATTGCAGAATCATATCGGTCAGTTGAGCACACTGGAAATTGTGGGCACCTGTGCGAATGCCCTGCAAGCTGCGCAGGAACTGCGAACCAAACAGGTGGACCTGCTTTTTCTGGATATAAAGATGCCGCAGATCACCGGTATCGAATTCCTCAGAACTTTGCGGCAACCACCGGCAGTCATTTTTACAACCGCTTATCGTGAATATGCGCTGGAAGGTTATGAACTCGATATCGTGGATTATCTGCTCAAACCAATCACGTTCGAACGTTTTTTCAAAGCCGTGGAACGCTACTATTCGCGCTTTTCTCCCAAAGAAACCCAGGCTGCCAACATCCGCAATACGCCTCAGGAAGAGTATATCTTCATAAAGACCGGCAATAAATACAATAAAATTCTCACCAGTGATATCCTCTATATAGAAAGTGTGAAAGACTATGTAGTACTGCATCGCACAGATGGTTCCACTTTCATGGCAAAGTACAAGATCGGTGATCTGGAAACAGAAGTGAAGGATAAACGATTTTTGCGGATTCATCGTTCGTTTATCGTGAACCTGGCCAGGGTAACGGCTTTTACGTTACAGGATGTAGAGATCGGGCAACAGGAGCTGCCTATAGGTAATAGTTACAGGGAGTTTGTTTTCAAAGTGCTGAAAGAGGGTTTGTAA
- a CDS encoding sensor histidine kinase — translation MPLIEKFIQFTGKQRFLTHFTYWICVYVLSMSRYNSYINPMYTFSQELLNSLFFIGFAAITSYFLAYFVLPRLLTGKHYFRTLVVSLVVLYLIMAISRLSVVYFLEPIIRTRPFEQESVAEIFTDLDYLFLNYFIHAFSYAFVFIFIKLLKDQYVVNKRAMDLEKQKADIELMALKAQLNPHFLFNTLNNIYSLSILQSPKTSPAIARLSEILDTLLYRSDKMFVPVSQEITLLQNYIELEKLRYDERLAISFEHRLERDVEIAPLILLSLVENAFKHGAGEDAGSPEIRIRLTQGKDRFAFEISNTFRTKVDQQLGIGLENIRKQLTLLYPETHTFETTVAQRVFTAKLELRLNQQL, via the coding sequence ATGCCTTTAATAGAGAAATTTATACAATTCACCGGCAAACAACGGTTCCTCACGCATTTTACTTACTGGATCTGTGTGTACGTATTATCCATGTCGAGGTACAATAGTTATATCAATCCGATGTATACGTTCAGCCAGGAACTGCTCAATAGCCTATTCTTCATAGGTTTCGCTGCCATTACATCCTATTTTCTGGCTTATTTTGTATTGCCACGGTTACTGACCGGTAAACATTATTTCCGTACGCTGGTAGTATCGCTCGTTGTGTTGTACCTGATCATGGCTATATCGAGATTGAGTGTTGTTTATTTTCTGGAGCCTATTATCCGTACCAGACCCTTTGAGCAGGAGTCTGTAGCGGAGATCTTTACAGACCTGGATTATCTGTTCCTGAATTACTTTATTCATGCATTTTCATACGCTTTCGTTTTCATCTTTATCAAACTCCTGAAAGATCAGTATGTGGTGAATAAACGGGCCATGGACCTGGAAAAACAAAAGGCTGATATTGAACTGATGGCGCTGAAAGCGCAGCTCAATCCTCATTTCCTGTTCAATACACTGAATAATATCTATTCCCTGTCCATCTTGCAGTCGCCCAAAACCTCGCCGGCAATCGCCCGTTTATCGGAAATACTGGATACGCTGCTATACCGCTCCGATAAAATGTTTGTACCAGTTTCACAGGAGATCACTCTGCTTCAGAACTATATTGAACTGGAAAAACTCCGCTACGATGAGCGTCTGGCTATTTCATTCGAACACCGTTTGGAACGGGATGTGGAAATTGCGCCGCTGATATTGCTGTCGCTCGTTGAAAACGCGTTCAAACACGGCGCCGGCGAAGACGCAGGCTCACCGGAGATCCGGATCAGGCTGACCCAGGGTAAAGATAGGTTTGCCTTTGAGATCAGCAACACTTTCAGGACGAAGGTAGACCAGCAGCTGGGTATCGGCCTCGAAAATATCCGTAAACAATTAACACTACTTTACCCCGAAACCCATACATTTGAAACTACTGTGGCACAGCGTGTATTTACGGCGAAGCTGGAGCTGCGATTAAACCAGCAGTTGTGA